From one Microbacterium aurum genomic stretch:
- a CDS encoding TFIIB-type zinc ribbon-containing protein, with translation MKCPVDGTALLITERSGVEIDYCPQCRGVWLDRGELDKIIDRAADLAGGGRQTSTAPYPREGDHRSDRDRDHHGRSGRRRKEGFLGDLFDF, from the coding sequence ATGAAATGTCCGGTCGACGGGACCGCCCTGCTGATCACGGAACGCTCCGGGGTCGAGATCGACTACTGCCCGCAGTGCCGGGGCGTCTGGCTGGACCGTGGCGAGCTCGACAAGATCATCGACCGCGCCGCCGACCTTGCCGGCGGCGGCCGGCAAACCAGCACCGCCCCCTATCCGCGCGAGGGCGACCACCGTTCTGACCGCGACAGGGATCATCACGGTCGCTCCGGGCGTCGGCGGAAGGAAGGGTTCCTCGGTGACCTCTTCGACTTCTGA
- a CDS encoding copper resistance CopC family protein — protein MTTVTDHEHPHRSGSRRRILLLSTLTTLLLAAGLLFATAAPAAAHDEIVSSSPEAGSTVSVVPEEISLTFSGEILTDFSAVIIEVVAPDGQNIASGDPVIDGTTVTQAVTPGQAGVHTVRWRVVSSDGHPISNEYQYTVEAVTVPTSAPTPEATEEQTPDPSPTSAANTSGEVHNGPSGGGELLPVLAVLSGVIVLGGALVVVLMVARERRRRDRAAAAAAAADGGTADDQQQKENPS, from the coding sequence TTGACCACCGTCACCGACCACGAACACCCGCACCGATCCGGCTCACGGAGACGCATCCTCCTCCTGTCCACTCTGACGACGCTGCTGCTGGCCGCCGGGCTCCTGTTCGCCACCGCGGCGCCCGCAGCCGCGCACGATGAGATCGTCTCCTCCTCCCCGGAAGCCGGATCCACGGTCAGCGTGGTCCCGGAGGAGATTTCGCTGACGTTCAGCGGCGAGATCCTCACCGATTTCAGCGCCGTGATCATTGAGGTGGTCGCCCCGGACGGGCAGAACATCGCATCGGGGGATCCGGTCATCGACGGGACCACGGTCACCCAGGCGGTGACGCCTGGTCAGGCGGGCGTGCACACGGTGCGGTGGCGGGTCGTGTCCAGCGACGGGCACCCGATCAGCAACGAGTACCAGTACACCGTCGAAGCGGTCACCGTCCCCACCAGCGCCCCTACCCCCGAAGCGACCGAGGAGCAGACACCCGACCCGTCTCCCACATCTGCCGCCAATACGTCCGGAGAGGTTCACAACGGGCCATCCGGAGGTGGGGAACTCCTCCCCGTCCTTGCGGTCCTGAGTGGCGTAATCGTGCTGGGCGGCGCGCTGGTGGTCGTGCTCATGGTGGCCAGAGAGCGTCGTCGCCGCGACCGAGCAGCCGCGGCCGCGGCCGCCGCGGATGGTGGAACCGCCGACGACCAGCAACAGAAGGAGAACCCCTCATGA